From the Oncorhynchus keta strain PuntledgeMale-10-30-2019 chromosome 13, Oket_V2, whole genome shotgun sequence genome, the window AATGGATGTTTGTTTAACCATTTATTTTAAATGACTGTATTCTGATGTATCTCAAACTACATTCCAAAGATGAGGTTGTGCCATTTGTAAGTGCATGCTGGTTTTATGTTGCATGTTTAAATGTGTTCTATGGAATAATAAACATTTATACAATGATACTGTATGTGCTTGTATATTTAAATGTGTTTTCTACCTTAACTGAGGACTCAGAGCATCAAAACAGCCAACCTCAGGCCAAAATAAGAGTCCTGTACCACACTAGTGTGTATCTTTAGTCCTGGAGCCAAGCGTTTGATGAATGAGACAAAACAATCTGAGGCGTATCTATTTAAAAAGGCGATTTgccctttttctttttttaaaaggGGCGTTATATCTCTGACACGAAAGAACACATTCCATCAAGGAGCTGGAAAGCAGAAGTTCACCATGGGTCATGGGATAAGCTGAAAGTCATGAGGCTTATTTCTTAGGATACTTTATTCTGACCCATTTCATAATTGCTTAAACTGACATTTACCTCTACATCACTGTGACAGAGGTGAAATTACAGTACATTAACACATTGAAATGGAATACAATACATTCAAATGTGCCCTATTTATGGGGCTAGAACATTTGAATGAGAGCATTTTTCAGGGGGGACAAATAATAGTTCCCTTTTGTATTGTCTTATTGGCACATTGATCACACCTCTGTTGGGGAAATAATCATTCAATATGGCTATATGTTTACCTATATTAAACATGCACAAACAGGGATATACTAGTACCCCCTCAGTCTCCTTCCATCCTACAATGTTGACTCTGACCACCACATCAGGGTTGTGTTCAGGGGCACCAAAAGGAAGAAAACATCCTGAAGTTGGACAGAAATTAGTGGAGCGTTCAATTAAAAGGAAACGGTGCTGTTCGGAAATGACCAGTTGAATaatggagagggggggggggggtttggtTGTGGGTTCAAAATGCACCGCTGCCCTTAAAATACATTACCAATCAGAGCAAACGTACCTCAAAGTCTTGTTTAAGAACGTTGAACGTTTTGAGGAAACGTGTCGTTCAGTACAAACCGTTACCCAACATAGCAAATGTTATATTGAACTGAAAGCACCCCTGGACTTGCCCTATaagaaactgtatttttttttagaGTTTTTCATTCCAAAgagttttgctacggtgtgctgTGCACTAAAGAATATGACCCTTGTCACTCTTCCTCTGACGACTCTCCTGAAACGGGAGTGGCTGGCCTGGTGCTTCTGCCTGGTCTTCTTTGGACCTCAGACAGAGTCTGGACATGGAGACGCCTCAGAGACTTCATCTCTTCTacgactgagagagagaaagaaagagtgaggagATTAAGAAAGGAAGGCCATTTGCCATACATATACAGCCCAACAGTGCCACCTAGCAACTATAGACTAGAGCAACACTCATCATAATAATTATGTTCATGAATATTATTGGTTggataataaatacaaatgtagcCCATGCATCATCTTAAGCCATTTATAAACACTTGGCATTGCAGGTCAACACATTCATAATTGGATGTTTTGATTCTGTGTTGAAAATGTTCACTAAACCCCAGCACCATAGGCCTATTCTAGTCTTGACGATTTGATACTGGGTACAGAAATAGATATGTTTCCAGGAAGTTTTATTTAATTATGACTTACCTTTGTCGTAGTGCAGCTCATCCCGGTTGCCATAGACAGCGTAGGTTTCCAGAAAGTTAAGCAGAGCCCCAGAGACCAGGAAGCGCTCTGGGAGAGGAAGGCTTTTCAGGTAGCGCATGTCCAGGGCAAAGGGGTTGGAGGGAGATGGAACGGTGCACAGACACACCAGCTCACTCACTACATCCCATACCCTTATTCCTATAGGAAGAGCAACAGGGAAAAGGAGGATAGCTGATCAGCCAATTATGTGATGCAGTGTTTCAGATGGATTATTGTTATGGTGGGGTGCAAACTAGAAAAACATAAATATAAACGTTCTAAACCTTGTGATCCCCAGTCCGTGATGGCCTTGAGTTTCATGGGCGTGTCCTTGACCATCGAATCTGTACCTCCAATGTTGACCAGGCGCTCGTGATTGGACCTTATCCAGGCGTACGGGCGACCATACTTGGCGTAGCCAGCCAATAGGAAAAGAGTGCAATTCACTTCCTGAAAAGATGAGCGAGGGTCAGAATAAAACTGATTTATTTACAACTCAAAGTGAATGGAACGCAATGATGACTATACTCACAGGCACTGCTATCTCCCTCTCACTGGGGGAGGCTGGTAGGAGATGGGCCTCACTGCTGCCCCTGTGGAAAAAGATAGATAcatgattctgtgtgtgtgcatgtgggcaTGAATCTATGCAAGTtgtgtgtgtttcatagttgcatgtgtgtatttgtgtgtgtactTTAATACTCGCAAAACATAACCCCTCACTTGTGGGCATGGTGGTTGGTCCCATGTGATGAGTGCTGCTGCTTCCTTAGCATGCTTTGTGGCCCCTGGGGGCCTTGATGAGGCCCCTGGTGGTCCCCGGGCAGGGGGGAGCTGGCGTCACTTGCCAGGCTGTAAGTGCTACTGGTGCTGCTGGATGAGGAACTGCTACTGAAGGAGGACGCTGCCGACACCATGAACCCAGGGGAACGCCAACCCTGAGGGGGCAGACCAGGGTCTTGTTCAGTAGAGCACACAGTAGCAAAAGTTTTTGGAACAGGGAATGGAAATCAGTGTTCTAATTGGTCAAGTTAAAGTAGAATTTCACTCTCTTTTAAAACGTTTTCTCCCTACTGTCCTGGAATAAAAGATTAACAGTAATATAGAaaaggtattcccaaactgggggtacgccaaataaaaatgtgattcacataaaaaaatacaaatattgttAACAATAATAATTCTTCatagtacatttatattttccaactcagctatacatttgggtgagttttttttctcccacctgagtagcctcgtttcactgccaaaaataaatacatttaaccatctagtgttcagtcgaaataacaacacaatgtcaaataattaacatccaatcacattaaccgttactctctcgcagaaaaccttcactcttgcgcagacatttagaaatgaaacatgaccatttgaaaaataagccacaggagttttttgagcaAGAATTAAGacaactttcgagtagtaagacatgtataaaagcaacagataccattaataagaaggggctagaagcatcttatatggtgagctactgagTGGCAAGGACAGGCAAGCcacatactattgtggaggacttaattcttcctgctgccgggGATGTGGCTGAGACAATGCTTGGGGAGAAGGCCCAAAATACGATACAGACAATGCctccatcaaacaacactgtttcacaatgcatcagtgacatggcaggagatgttttgaaacaattactgctttgcatacaagtcaatgaattatatgcgttacaactggatgagtcaacagacgtgttGGGCCTGGAGCAGCCCCTGCTATATGTCCGTCACGTTTATGGGGGGAGACATGATAGGATATTTTTAAAGCaatggacagctttgtgacatcaaacagactgcagcatccaccgagaggctcttgctgccaagggaatgcctgacagcttgaaagacattttggacactacagtgaaaatggttaactttgttaaagcaaggcccctgaactctcgtgtattttctgaatcatgcaatgatatgggcagcgaccatttaacgcttttacaacatgcAGAAATGCGCTGGGGCAAAGTATTGATACATTTAAATTGAGAGATGAGCTTAAcattttctttactgaccatcattttcacttgtctgatcgcttacatgatgacgagtttctcacacgactggcttatctgggtgatgttttttcctcACCTGAATGAtttgaatctaggattacagggactctttgcaactatattcaatgtgcgggacaaaattgaggctaggattaagaagttggagctcttttctgtctgtattaacaaggacaacacacaggccTTTCCATCATTATATGagtttttgtgtgcaaatgaactcaagcttacggacaatgtcaaatgtgatatagcgaagcacctgagtgaacAGGGTGCGCAATTACGCTGGTACTTTCCTGAAACGGACGACACAAtcaactggattcattatccttttcatgccctgcctctagtccacttaccgatatgtGAACAAGAGAGGCTCATCGAAATTGCAAGAAAGGGGTTTTGTGAAAGTTATATTTAATCAGAATTCACtaccagatttctggatagggctgcgctcagagtttcttgccttggcaaatcgcgctgttaagacactgatgccctttgcaaccacgtacgtATGTGAGAGTGGAtactcggccctcactagcatgaaaactaaatacaggcaaagactgtgtgtggaaaataatTTCACACTCTCCAATaaagagttatgtgcatcctttcaagcacacccttcttaTTAACCTGttgtgagttattcaccatttttgatgaacaaataaggttctatatgtaagatggctaaataaaaaGCAAatgtattgattattattatattattatttgtgccctggtcctataagagctctttgtcacttcccacgagccggttTGTGataaaaactcacactcattcttatgtttaataaatgtatcgtatagtgtgtgtgtgtggcaggcttataATGATGGAaacaaaacaacatttgagagtgcgctgaccctggtgctagagggggtacgcagctggaggttgaatgtctgaaggggtacgggactatataaaagtttgggaaccactcaTATAGACTTAAAGGAATGGCTCATCATCGATTTCTGAATGTTTGAGAAAACAAGATAGGTGCAGTTAATTAGTGGAGTTAGTTCAACACTAACCAGGTCTTCATTGACTACTGTCAGGAGtagctcctctctccccctcagccaAGGTTGAAAGTACCGGAAACCCTACATGGAGAGACACAAGATTATCCTGATGATAATATATGTTTTCTGACCTTTAAAATGATTATTATTTAGGTGTTCTGTAACTATCATGTATCTGGTTCTAGAACTATAAGAACTAACCTGCAATGATCCCAATAAGGCCAGGTCTGTCAGAAAGTGCTGCAGTTttttcctctgttctctctctcgct encodes:
- the si:dkey-19b23.7 gene encoding uncharacterized protein si:dkey-19b23.7 isoform X2, yielding MSSGSGWRSPGFMVSAASSFSSSSSSSSTSSTYSLASDASSPLPGDHQGPHQGPQGPQSMLRKQQHSSHGTNHHAHKGSSEAHLLPASPSEREIAVPEVNCTLFLLAGYAKYGRPYAWIRSNHERLVNIGGTDSMVKDTPMKLKAITDWGSQGIRVWDVVSELVCLCTVPSPSNPFALDMRYLKSLPLPERFLVSGALLNFLETYAVYGNRDELHYDKVVEEMKSLRRLHVQTLSEVQRRPGRSTRPATPVSGESSEEE
- the si:dkey-19b23.7 gene encoding uncharacterized protein si:dkey-19b23.7 isoform X3, translated to MVSAASSFSSSSSSSSTSSTYSLASDASSPLPGDHQGPHQGPQGPQSMLRKQQHSSHGTNHHAHKGSSEAHLLPASPSEREIAVPEVNCTLFLLAGYAKYGRPYAWIRSNHERLVNIGGTDSMVKDTPMKLKAITDWGSQGIRVWDVVSELVCLCTVPSPSNPFALDMRYLKSLPLPERFLVSGALLNFLETYAVYGNRDELHYDKVVEEMKSLRRLHVQTLSEVQRRPGRSTRPATPVSGESSEEE
- the si:dkey-19b23.7 gene encoding uncharacterized protein si:dkey-19b23.7 isoform X1, yielding MSSGSKREREQRKKLQHFLTDLALLGSLQGFRYFQPWLRGREELLLTVVNEDLGWRSPGFMVSAASSFSSSSSSSSTSSTYSLASDASSPLPGDHQGPHQGPQGPQSMLRKQQHSSHGTNHHAHKGSSEAHLLPASPSEREIAVPEVNCTLFLLAGYAKYGRPYAWIRSNHERLVNIGGTDSMVKDTPMKLKAITDWGSQGIRVWDVVSELVCLCTVPSPSNPFALDMRYLKSLPLPERFLVSGALLNFLETYAVYGNRDELHYDKVVEEMKSLRRLHVQTLSEVQRRPGRSTRPATPVSGESSEEE